A stretch of Chitinophaga caeni DNA encodes these proteins:
- a CDS encoding acyl-CoA carboxylase subunit beta: MDQQQLEFNKNEDTMRMALATLKQRKAVISQGGGPKNLEKIKKKGKLSPRERIDYLVDKGSRFIEIGSFAAFEMYEEHGGCPAAGTVAGIGYISGKQCIIVANDMTVKAGAWFPMTGTKNLRLQEIAMENKLPVIYLVDSAGVYLPMQDEIFPGKEHFGRIFYNNARMSAMGITQIAAVMGSCVAGGAYLPIMSDEVLMVKGNGSIFLAGPYLVKAAIGEDIDAETLGGATTHTEISGIADYKFDSDETCLDEVKKLVAKIGAPENAGFNRVAAKEPLKDSKELYGIIPADSSKPYDMVEVIERIVDNSEFDQYKEDYGKSILCGYARIEGWSVGIVANQRKIVKSRKGEMQMGGVIYNDSADKAARFIMICNQKKIPLVFLQDVTGFMVGSRSEHAGIIKDGAKLVNAVANSIVPKITVIVGNSYGAGNYAMCGKAYDPRLIFAWPNAKIAVMGGEQAAKTLLQIQVASLKSKGETISPEAEQELLKKIIAKYEHQTTPYYAASRLWVDDIIDPLDTRMIISEAITAANQAPIHESFKTGVFQV; this comes from the coding sequence ATGGATCAACAGCAACTGGAATTTAATAAAAATGAGGATACCATGCGCATGGCATTGGCTACCCTGAAACAACGGAAAGCAGTGATCTCGCAAGGAGGGGGCCCCAAGAACCTCGAAAAAATTAAGAAAAAGGGTAAGCTAAGCCCGAGGGAAAGGATTGATTACCTGGTAGATAAAGGAAGCCGCTTTATCGAGATCGGCAGTTTTGCTGCTTTTGAAATGTATGAAGAACATGGTGGCTGCCCGGCGGCTGGAACGGTAGCAGGGATCGGTTACATTTCAGGGAAACAATGTATTATCGTTGCAAATGATATGACTGTAAAAGCCGGCGCTTGGTTCCCGATGACAGGAACTAAGAACCTTCGTTTGCAGGAAATCGCGATGGAAAATAAATTGCCGGTAATTTACCTGGTAGATAGCGCGGGGGTATATTTACCGATGCAAGATGAAATTTTTCCCGGCAAAGAGCATTTCGGTCGTATTTTTTATAATAATGCCCGCATGAGCGCTATGGGTATTACCCAAATAGCCGCCGTAATGGGCAGCTGCGTTGCAGGAGGAGCATATTTACCGATCATGAGCGACGAGGTTTTGATGGTAAAGGGGAACGGCTCTATATTTTTAGCGGGCCCTTATCTCGTGAAAGCAGCAATTGGAGAAGATATTGATGCTGAAACTTTAGGCGGCGCAACAACCCACACGGAAATTTCCGGGATCGCGGATTATAAATTCGATTCGGATGAAACTTGCCTGGACGAAGTAAAAAAATTAGTGGCCAAGATCGGTGCGCCCGAAAACGCCGGGTTCAACCGCGTGGCAGCAAAAGAGCCGCTTAAGGATTCCAAGGAATTATACGGCATTATTCCCGCGGATAGCTCCAAGCCTTATGATATGGTCGAAGTTATCGAAAGGATCGTTGACAATTCGGAATTCGACCAGTATAAAGAAGATTACGGCAAAAGTATTTTATGCGGTTATGCTAGGATCGAAGGCTGGTCGGTAGGGATCGTGGCCAACCAAAGAAAAATAGTGAAAAGCAGGAAAGGTGAAATGCAGATGGGTGGCGTGATTTATAATGATAGTGCCGATAAAGCGGCCCGGTTCATCATGATTTGCAACCAGAAAAAAATTCCCCTGGTATTTTTACAAGATGTGACCGGCTTCATGGTCGGTAGCCGGAGTGAACATGCCGGAATTATTAAGGACGGCGCTAAATTGGTGAACGCCGTTGCCAATTCAATCGTACCTAAAATTACGGTGATCGTAGGGAATTCTTACGGTGCAGGAAATTACGCCATGTGCGGTAAAGCTTATGATCCCCGGTTAATTTTTGCTTGGCCCAACGCTAAGATCGCGGTAATGGGCGGGGAACAAGCTGCGAAAACCTTGTTGCAAATACAGGTGGCATCATTGAAATCGAAAGGCGAGACTATCAGCCCGGAAGCTGAACAGGAGCTGCTGAAAAAGATTATCGCCAAGTACGAACATCAAACTACACCTTATTACGCTGCATCGAGATTATGGGTTGACGATATCATCGATCCGCTAGATACCAGGATGATCATCAGTGAAGCTATCACGGCTGCCAACCAGGCGCCCATCCATGAAAGTTTTAAAACCGGCGTGTTCCAAGTATAA
- a CDS encoding DinB family protein, which yields MTHQALMAETLQHMYNGEPWLDVTLMEHLSKMDASHATRRLNGSNNTWELLNHLIYWHQNVTRKLSGVKTEQEGDLPDFYLPENCNDENWDATLHRFHHSLEQMMNTIRNYPGQKLFDVVPGTQHTAYFYMQGILSHVAYHLGQIVLLRKYANIN from the coding sequence ATGACACACCAAGCATTAATGGCAGAAACCTTGCAGCACATGTATAATGGTGAGCCTTGGTTAGATGTTACGCTGATGGAACATCTTTCGAAAATGGATGCTTCGCATGCAACCAGGCGGCTTAATGGTTCTAACAATACTTGGGAATTGTTGAACCATTTAATTTATTGGCATCAAAATGTTACCCGGAAGTTATCGGGGGTTAAAACGGAGCAAGAAGGCGATCTCCCCGATTTTTACTTGCCAGAAAATTGCAACGATGAAAATTGGGATGCTACCTTGCACCGGTTCCATCATTCATTAGAGCAGATGATGAATACGATCAGGAATTACCCCGGTCAAAAACTGTTCGATGTAGTTCCGGGGACGCAGCATACCGCGTATTTTTACATGCAAGGAATATTATCCCACGTTGCTTATCACCTGGGTCAAATAGTGCTATTAAGAAAGTATGCAAATATTAACTAG
- a CDS encoding response regulator — translation MFRLSSIYKAIVNSDNEEEEEARRNETVNLIAMLCAVLVTVYGYWFYCLSDSVEILIPAMMFCPLFLFSIALNKHRKHLSAKILLQVVFYFVIAYYGITLGKLAYVQLLSLFAINIILLTFNNLETRWMIACIGIHLCIPIFLEFNYYNEWFSQVPLSEATQDNFRWLIISVVFFLNVLAICIYQLKSYRLGEKVKLTQEELDRKNRELEDKNVALVVQVADRTEQLDHANKALVLFLKQVAHETRNSLNGIIGQSTLLKEISNKEKLSDTMQEYVDGIYFGSITLSTILNNVISISEIESGHHNHLKEAPLNLDEWVTSILKLNRPFAVSQHVTLATKIAPDLAACIVIDQVKLTQIVNNLVAHGIKISPKLSTILFEVFRSDTKLCIRITDEGEPLNLAQIDALFKPLHQVDKNSEYFVGSKLGLLLARQYVELMGGKIYVNTNDQKGTTFTISLPLNVHEEEITVNEEPNIFIPAGKKILLVEDDKINRMIIERYLLETPIILELAENGVEGVEKAESFEPDLVLMDMNMPIMGGLEAIEVLRGKEKFKNLLIVALSANGFAEHEAEAKALGVNNYILKPVLKPQLFQTISKMFQLQALQTPSS, via the coding sequence ATGTTTCGATTATCGTCCATCTATAAAGCTATTGTAAATTCAGACAACGAGGAAGAAGAGGAAGCAAGAAGAAACGAAACCGTGAACCTCATAGCAATGCTGTGCGCGGTTCTAGTTACTGTTTACGGGTACTGGTTTTATTGCTTATCCGATTCGGTCGAGATATTGATCCCGGCAATGATGTTTTGCCCCTTATTCTTATTTTCCATCGCTTTAAATAAACACCGTAAGCATTTATCCGCCAAGATATTATTGCAGGTAGTATTTTATTTCGTGATCGCCTATTACGGTATTACGCTAGGTAAGCTGGCTTACGTGCAATTACTTTCCCTGTTCGCGATAAATATCATCCTGCTGACCTTCAACAACCTTGAAACCAGGTGGATGATTGCTTGCATAGGCATACATTTATGTATTCCAATTTTCTTGGAATTTAACTACTATAACGAATGGTTCTCCCAGGTACCCTTATCTGAAGCAACACAGGATAATTTCAGGTGGCTCATCATCTCGGTCGTATTTTTCTTAAATGTGCTAGCCATTTGTATTTACCAACTGAAGAGTTACCGCCTGGGCGAGAAAGTAAAATTAACCCAAGAAGAACTGGATCGCAAAAACAGGGAGCTGGAAGATAAAAATGTCGCACTGGTAGTACAGGTTGCGGATAGGACCGAACAGTTAGATCATGCTAATAAGGCGCTGGTATTGTTTTTAAAACAAGTGGCCCATGAAACCCGTAACTCCCTGAACGGGATCATAGGACAAAGTACCTTACTTAAAGAAATTTCGAATAAAGAGAAGCTGAGTGACACCATGCAGGAATACGTGGATGGTATTTATTTCGGTAGTATCACATTGAGCACCATACTAAATAACGTGATCTCGATTTCAGAGATCGAATCGGGGCATCACAACCATTTGAAAGAAGCGCCGCTTAACCTGGATGAGTGGGTAACAAGTATCTTGAAATTAAACCGGCCGTTCGCTGTATCCCAACATGTGACACTTGCCACCAAAATTGCTCCCGACCTCGCAGCATGTATTGTTATTGACCAAGTCAAATTAACACAGATCGTCAATAACCTGGTTGCCCACGGCATAAAGATAAGTCCCAAGTTAAGCACGATACTGTTCGAAGTGTTCCGCTCAGATACGAAGCTATGCATCAGGATCACGGATGAAGGGGAACCACTAAATTTAGCGCAAATCGATGCCTTGTTCAAACCGCTTCACCAGGTTGATAAAAACTCGGAATATTTCGTTGGTAGTAAATTAGGTTTGCTGCTAGCGAGGCAGTACGTTGAATTAATGGGCGGAAAGATTTATGTAAATACGAATGATCAAAAAGGCACCACGTTCACAATTTCATTACCTTTGAATGTACATGAAGAAGAAATCACCGTGAATGAAGAGCCGAATATCTTTATACCTGCCGGTAAAAAAATCTTGCTTGTGGAAGATGATAAGATCAACAGGATGATTATCGAAAGGTATTTGCTGGAAACACCTATAATCCTTGAGCTAGCCGAAAACGGGGTAGAAGGAGTTGAAAAAGCGGAGTCGTTTGAACCCGACTTAGTCTTGATGGACATGAATATGCCCATCATGGGCGGGCTGGAAGCTATCGAGGTGCTCCGCGGTAAAGAAAAGTTCAAGAATCTACTGATCGTGGCGCTTTCAGCGAATGGGTTCGCGGAGCATGAGGCCGAAGCAAAAGCGCTCGGCGTCAATAATTATATCCTTAAACCGGTATTGAAACCGCAATTGTTCCAAACAATTAGCAAAATGTTCCAACTGCAAGCGTTGCAAACCCCCTCTAGTTAA